The window ACTGGAATGCTTcatctccttcctttttccATATTAAAAGAGGATTGCTTATCTTTAGGAGTTATCTGGAGGTGTCAGTATAAAACCAGAACGAAGAAACAAATCTAACATATACAACACACACAATGCCAGACCTAATGACCTGAGCAGAACAGACTTGGAGAACCAGAACCAAATCACTCACCAGAAGATCTTTCCGTGTCTGGATTTTCTGTGAGATGACAAACATGGCCTTCTCTCTCTCGATGCGCTGCCTCAGGAGGTCATACCGGTTCTTCCTCTTCTGGGCTAATTTCTGGCAacaagaaaaagacagctgTTTTAAGACAGAGATTGATATGAAGAATCATGTCTTATGAATAAGATACTATGGTCTAAATCCTCAGAATTTCAAAGTCAAATGCTCCCTAATGAAAATCCACTTTATCCAGcggagggaaaacaaacaaaaaaaaaggacagagcAGAAACCAATTCCTGAAGTGTTCAGAGCCTGCAGAGGCCCCTCAAAATGCAACTTGTTGTGTCAAGTTTGCCTAATGAGAGTGGATAgctttcccagcacaggaacagTATTACTGCAGGTGTGATTTAAGTAATTAAATTAAGGAGAACAGATCCCAACATGCTTAAAATATGACTCAGACATTTAGGAGAAAACTAGTCAGTCTACGACTCGTCCAACTGCTTTACTGACAAGTCAAACTGAGACAGCTGGTAGGAGGAAAGGGACCACAGGGTGTTTATTATCTGAGTCAGAAAAAACAGGTTAAAAATTTACCAGTCGGCAATTTTAAGACAACTATTTCTACCTTACAACCAACTCATACTCAGAGGACTGTCCAACAGATCTGAATTACCCAAGAAGAATCTACAGCAGTAAAGCCAAGTGTAACTACTTCTGTGATACTAAAACATCAGAATCAAAGCTGCATAAACAATTCATGCTGAAGAATCGAGAAACAATTCAAATTAGGAAAGCCAGGAAGTGAGACTACAGCTTAAATGGCATTAGGAAGGAAAGCAAGGAGACACATCTCAAGCCACTTTGGGCTCAGAACCAAACTGAAAAATACTGTAAGGTCAGGAACACTGCAACCGAGACATCTGTGTTGGAATAAGCTTCTTCCTATAGACCTAACTTGGGGGTGGcaaggggttttggggaaatgTGTGGATGCTGAAAAGAATTACACCTGAAACTGCAGCAGTCTAATGAAAAGACAGTCCCATAGTTATATGTTCATTTATAGAAAAGAAATATCTCAGATTTTCAGGGACATTGCATAATGAGATCCACACCACTCTTTTCTGCCCTGTACATCACAACTTATGGTGGCCCACCCACAGTGGAATGGGATGCACTGAAAGAGTACTCTGTATTAGTCCAGGAGATGTGACTGCAGGTTCCAGGCAGTCACTTGGTGACTGAGTGACATCCACTACTCCCTTGTGTCACCAATAGAAGTTTTAAGAAAACAATTTGTTCACCTCCACAACGATGCAATTAATCCTTTTTAGTGCTTGTCATTTAGAAGACATAAAACATGAAGAACTCTGTAGGACAATCAGCAGCAGTACCTTGAGGTGGGCAGGATCAGTAGGTCCCTTCACTGTCTCTCTCTGCAGCGTTGCAATGGTTGGTCGGTTGTACACTCTATCTACGAGCTCAGGAACGGTGTCCAGGCGAGCAGCAATATCAAACTCCTGAACTagacataaaaagaaaattaggcaTAAACTCCCATGAGCTCCTTTGATAAGCAAACCTTCCAAACATGTTGGAAGAGCAACAGGAGCCCCAGCaacacagctcctgcagaaatGATGTCTCAGCTAGCAACCAAAAGGGATTTCTAGAACAACTAAAAAAAAGTGTCTTTCTTTTATGACAGCCCACATTACCAGGTGATAGAACAAGCTCTGTCACTGGGTTCCAGCCTCACCTTCCCGCTTCGTGTCCACGAAGAAGAGATGCCGGCCCTGGCCACTCCCCGCGGCGTCCAGCAGGTGGAGCTCTGCCTTCAAGCGCTCGATTTTCTGCGGAAAATTTAAGTTTGGCCAAATTCAGAGCGAGTAAAATCAAATCTCCCCCGAGCGCATTTCTGTCTGTTCCTCGGGGTTAAAAATAGCTGAACTCCTCCTTTTCATCTCTGAAAACACATCTAGTCTATACTGATAACATTTCTTCACAACTTTTCCAGACAGAGGGTCAGAGTGATGCTGTTACCCGGGCAAAGTGCACACATCCACCTGCAAAACCGAGTCTTCTGTTTGCCAAAGGGAAATGACTGCCTTGGAACCACCAGCAAAAGCATGAAGGAAAGTTTAAAGctggctttgatttttttatcccCAGTGAGAATTTGATTCTGTTTTGCAAATCAACATCAGAGCATTCAGAAGAGCATCGTGTTTTTGTGGATTGCCAGCCTACCATAATCCAACAACCCACTTCAGATTATTCTCCTCAGCTGGGAGACTCTCCCATCCTCTGTAACTCCCTGACAGAGTGCAGGCAGGAGACAGTCACTTCTCCCAAGGAACAAGTGTTGTCTCCcatactcagcactggtgaggctgcaccctgagtgctgtgtccagatCTGGGCCactcagtttaggaaggacattgagatgcTCAGAtgtgtccagagaagagcagcaAGGCTCTGGAACATAAACAATATGAAggacagctgagggagctgttaagcctggagaaaaggaggctcaggggagatctgatcactctctacagctacctgaaaggagggtgtagccaggtgggagTCAGTCTCTTCTCCTAGCCAGCCACTGGCAAAATGAGGACCACAGCCTTAAGCTGaaccaggggaagtttaggctgGACACTAGGAAAAAATCTCTGGGCACTGTAATGAGCTACCCAgggaagtgtttaaaaaaatactggatGTGATGCTCACTtccatggtctggttgacaaggtggtgttagATCATAggttgaacttgatgatctcaaaggtcttttccaacatagttaattctgtgattctgtgacaggACAACAGGCAAGAGCCTCAAGCTATGCTGGGGGAGGTTCAGGTTtggtattaagaaaaaaatcttccctgAAAGGGctgtcaggcattggaacaggctgcccagagaaatgGTGGAATcactatccctggaagtgttcaaaaggcgtgtggctgtggcagctggggacTCAGAGGTGACCACATGGTGGCTGGGGGAACAGCTGGACTTCATGATCTGAGAGTGCTCTTCCAACCTTAGGGATCTCATGATTTCTCTATGAACATGCTaagcagaaatacatttttaaaatcttgacATTTATGTAAAAATCACTGTTTTGTAACAATGCACAGTGCCATTTTTGATAACAACCACACCTTTAGGCTCTATATCCAGCACTCCACTGAGACTTCCATTGTCCTTTCAAGCACTGTTTGTTCAGACTTCACTGAACAAACACAATAACTAGCAGCAACAGTAAGAACAACACAGTAAAAAAACCAATTCTGAGCAAACAAGAAAACACTAAGAATGTGAGTTATTACCTTGGCTTCCGCAACTCTTTTCATTTCTATGTATTTAATATCCTGTGTCCTCATAAGCTTCACCTGCTCCGGGGTAATTTCATCCTTTGGCTGCTTTATTACATGGACTCCATCCTACAACCAGACAAACACAGTACTTACAGACAGCCCATGCCACCTGGAGAGCACTGCAGAGCCTGCTAACAGCAGAACTTTGTCCCTTGTCCCTCATTTTCTTCAAAGCCTCCTACAGGCATCAAAtcaatttttctcatttatctAATAATTCATAAATTTAAATCAAAAGAAGGTAGGGGGATAAAAACGTTACTTAGAGCAACAAAGTGTAATCCTGCTTGAAGGCAATAAAGGTTCTCACCTTGACCTCTGCACGTATCATTTTGAAGTAGAACTCATCGGGGTTCTTGTCCAGAGCTTTCTTCTGCATCGCCCTGAGAGCATTTTGCTTCTTGTGGTAGTCGCTGGGGAGGATAAAAGCAACAATCACGAGCTGTCCGGCAGCCTCCCCGTGCTCACCGCCGAGCGTGTGGCGGAGAGGCTCGGAGCCGGAAGGCAGCCCGGGGAGACCCAGCCAGCGCCGCCCGCCTCCCGCGGCCGCACTCACCGGGCTCGGAGCCGGTaatctttcttcttctccagcAAGCCCAGCTTCGTCCGGGCGGCGGGCTACGGGAGAGACGGGGAGCGTGAGGGGGAGAGAGCGCGGGGAGGGAGAGCGCAGGGCTCCGCGGGGAGGGAGCGCGGGGAGCTCCGCTGGGGACCCGGCTCGGCGCACTGACCTGGGCCCGCTCGCGGTGCGGGCGCTGCCGCGCCTTGGCGGCTTTCCTGAAGGCGGCCGACATGGCTGCGATGGCGGCGGCGATGGCGGCGGCGAGCGCCGGGCGCGGGAACGCGCGTCCACAGGCGGGGCGCGCGCCGGAACAGGCGGGGCCTGGGGCCGGCGGTCACAGCCCGCGCGCGCCCCCGCCACGAGGCGCCGTGTCCATGGCGACGGCGGGAACGCGCGCGCGGCCCCGAGCGCGGCCCCGCCCGACCCCGCGGGGACCCCCGGGCATGGGAGGGaccggccgccgccgccgccgggacAGCCCCACGGGGCGAGCGCCGCCGCTccctccgccgccgcccggAGCCTTCCCGCGGAGCTCCCGTTCCCGCCCGCGGGAGGCGAAGTGCCGGAGCCGCCGCCTCGAGCCGGGGTTCATCCCGCTGTCGGCCGCACGGCGAGCATCgcgggcgggcccggcccgctccccctgctgtgctgggcgGGCACCGCCGGGCCGGCCCCgggccgcccccggccccgccccgggccgggctccgcGCTCGCGGCTGAGGAGCAGCGCCGAGCTGAGCCGGGTCTGCCCAGCGCCggagcagcggcagcggcagcgcgGCCCCGGGACGCCGACCAGGtgggcagggccgggccgggccggaccggaccgggccgggggcgggaaGCGCCACCCGCTGTGGCCCCACAACCCCGGGTGGGTCGGGCGGTGGCGGGGGTGCcccggggggctgcagggaaggcGCCGCGTCCCCGGTGCCGTCCGGGGTCGGGGCATCCCCCGGGATTCCGGCGCGGTGACCCTGGCGGTCCTGCGGTGTCGCTCGCCGGAGAGCTGGGCTCCGGCAGCACGCTGCACACCGCTTTGCGAAAGGAGAAAACCACAGACTTCGGGCCGTGCCCCTTTGCCAGGCTGCGAAGTTGAGAGCTTGAGCAGTGTTTTATGAAGAGACTACTGAGACTTCACTCGACCAAGAGACCCGGGAGTAAACTGTAACCAAATACTCAAATATAGCACAGAAAAATTTTCAACACATCTGGAGTGATTGCTATTTCCCAGAGAATCATAGGGTAGCGAGGGGAAAAGACTCTAAGCcttgctttgtgtgtgtgtgttttagaCAAAGACTCGGAAGTCACAGTTTGGATCTCACATGAAAAAGTAGCTCAGgatctttgcttttttttttttttttttttcctcaacagTTATATTTcggattttgttttcttacaggtaactttttactgttttctttatCCGTTTCCAGTTCTGTACCTGTGGTTACATTAACCACTGACACTTTGATGAGAACTCATGGGGACGCTGGATACACTTTCCAGTTAGCCTGGGTGAAGCGTGGTGGTAGGAATTTCTCTCCACAGACTTGCAGCACAAACGGATGGCATGTGCCAGGGATTACGTATCTTCACAGGGCAGGATTTGACACTGAGGTCTCTTTATTTAAATCTGAATTTGCTGTGTTCAGTGTTTCCCAGTTTTGAAAATTGTAAAGGAGTTGTTCCAAAGAAGAAAACCTATTCCTAGGAGCAGAAGAAAGGATGAAATTCTGGTGGATACAGCATCCTGGTGGCAGCAAAGGCCTCTAGGGAAGAGTGTAGGGACATTCCTTTTACTTTTCTGACTCTTCTACCAAGCATTAGAAATCTGTGACTCTTCTGGCTGCCTAGGTGTTGCAACTGCCTTATTTCCCCGATTTGCTTTGTCAATACGTGGTTTAACTTCATGATaggcaaagaggaaaaaggaagtcTGACATTTCTTCTATCTTATTTTTGTGCcatattctttccttttcctaaCATGGAGACTGTATTGTTCCCTAGCTTTTCTTGCTGACCACTTCCTTTGAGGCATAGAATTGTCTGCAGTAGTTTCATTCTTTCCCAGCTTGGTCTGTAATTTTGTACACTTTTAAATATGGTGGCATAGCACAGGAGACAAAAATATAGGTGATATGGTTAGTTGTGGGCACTAATTATAGCAGATCCTCTACAGCAAAAGGTATGTTTTGGAATGAACTCCATAAACCTGTGCACAGGAATAGTGGGACACACTGAAGGCAGGGCAGTGTTTAGGAACAGCCAGAATTCCCTAAGAGGAGGCCTTGTGAACTGTTCCATGATCTCAGCTTCTGGAGCATCCGTGTCTTGGATTTTCTGGGGTAAAATCCATGCTTTTCCCCTGCCTGCAGAACATCATCTGAAGAAGGAGGGGTGGGTAGGGTGCTGAAGGTCACTGTGTTCCCAGTCTTTGGGAGGACAGGAGGTCGCTGTTGTTCCAGCAGAACATCTGCCCTGAGCTCAGCTCCTGGTTTGCACTGTGGTTTcttctgcagcaggtgctggaaCAGCCCTGCTGTCCCAGAACACAGCTGGTAGCAGGATAGCTCAGCTTTCCCTGGTCATCCTATCCTGGGAAGGCAAGGCAGGAGTCTCTTTCCTGGTTGGTGTCATCAGGGTGTCCCTGATGACACACGGGATTTTGTCTGTAGTGTACCAGTCCTGTGTGACTGTAGGCAGTATTCACTGGTTGTCAATTGATTCCTGAGGGGTATGAGTTTAGCCATgttcttttctggttttggacATAGCAGCTTCAAGACTGAGGTGAACTCTTAACTGATGGAGCCAGAAAAATATTCCCTGCAGGCAGGTTACCAAAATTCCCAGTGCACCAACTTTGGAAGCACTGGGTTCTGTTCCCAGCCAGGACTTGCTTGCTCTATTGCTTGCCTGATGAGGTAAGATGCTTTCTGCTGTGTTCCTAATTGCGGCTGTTACATGCTTGGCTGGTGTTTGAAATGCCAGcagaaaggtggaaaaaattGATTACTCTCAATGCTCAAAGTGTTTCCAACGCCCTCTCCCTTAGAAAGGACTTTTATGGTGATTGCAGCACTGATGCATGAGATTTTCTTGGTGTACCAGGATCCTCATTGATGTCTGTAGGATTTTTGCTGCCCGTGGCTTACATGAGGCTGTGCTTGATGAGCCACATTTGCAGCAGTAACCTCAGGAGAGAGGCAGGAGTTAAACCTTGTTGCTCTGCTTCACCTTTTATGTGATAAAGGTACCCAGAAAACTGGGGTCTGGCTACTCTGAATAAAATCCAAACCACTTAACTGGACAAACAGCTTCATAATTCCTTTTAATTGCTCAAATAAGAAATCATTTCTCCTCTGGAGTTCAGTATCCCTGGTTAACATGTGCTGTTATCGGATTGCCCGTGCCCACCACAGTGTCCAGGTGCTCTGGCAGGAAGGTGCTGCCAGTGATCTTTGCAGCTTTGCTCAGAGTGCAAGTGGCTCATTCCTTAGGAGACTTTGACTGCTTCTGCTGAAAGTGGTACAATTTCTATGGCCAAACTGGAAAAATTCAGAGAGGACTTCATAGTGTTTTGCCTTGGTGATATCATCAAAATCAATTTAAGCATTTTACTCAAGTGGGTTTTTTCCAAAAGGAGGGGATAGCTATAACCCTAAATACCACCTGTATCTAGGAAAGGGAGATCAGTTGTTAGGGGACACAGAAGCTTTACCAGTAGCATTTAATCTTCAGATTACGACTACCAAGAGCTTTACGGTCATTTTTAAAGTGAGGTTGTGTGCAGAAGGGCCAAGCTTCATgagctggtttggttttgtggctGCTctcagggaagctgctgctgtgagcacTGTCCTGCAGCCACTCACCAGTgaggagggggcatttcccagCAAGGCTGTGTTTGCTGGACTCTGTCTGCTCTGAAGTGAGCAAAGGGAAATACTTCATTCTGTGGAGATGTAGTTGCTGAGAAAAGTCCTGGgtctttgtttcttctcttccttccgTTTTGTTCTGGTTTCACCAGGTGTAAAATACAATTGTCAGCTGTTTACATGGAAGGGGAATGTCAGTTTTCCTGTTGAAGAAAATATCAAGGGTCTGATTgtgaaaggaaaggggaaataGAAGAATGCCACATGGCTTCCATCTTCCTGTATTTCACCCCAGCAAAACTGCCTCTGCTGAGTGACTACTTTGTTGATACTTGCTAAATGGAACGATTTTAACAAATGATTCTGCCCTTACTCACAGAGGCCCACCAAGAGAATAATATTACTCTGGGAGGAATCAGGAAGACACATCCATTAGGGCTAAATTAATAGTTATGAATTATTTAGTAATGTCTTAACACAGAATCCAAAGAGCAATGgaataaaaattctgaaatttacAGTCTTGTTCTTAGTGTAGTCTCACTTTGACTTGATTTGTCCTGTGGTCATCTGATTGTTACTAttaatacatttcattttttatttgccTCTGAATATGTTACTGTAGATCATCCCACACTTGCAAACTGCAGATTCTTTTATGTGAAGTATTTTAAACTTcccaaatataaatataaatataaaaaaaaatataaattattaaatcaGCAGCATGGATAGATATTAATTCTGGACCCTTCAGATTTGTGTCATGGTTGGAACAACAGTTTGTTGATGTTTATGGCCAATCTGCCCAGTGCCAGTTCTGCTCAGGAATATAAATTATCTTCCAGCACCAACTTGGTGCTGATGCCAAGGACATGATCTTGACTGCTTCCTAACTTAGCTTTGAACATCTGAGCTGTGAGGAATGAGGAATGTGCTGCATCTAACCTGGAGCTGTTGGCGGCCACCGATGTCATGAATCCAGTGAGTGGAGAAGCCAGCGCAGGTGACTGGACAGCTGGAGCTATTTTCTCTACACAGGAGGGGCAAAGAGAACTCTGAATAGCTCAAGGAAATGCTTGGTGTTGTTTGAACAGTCAGAGATCTGCTTCCCTAGTGCTTCCTTCAGCACATGTTACACTTGACCCTGCCAGCACTACATGCCAATAGGAGTCAAGTCTTTGTCCCCAGTGGTAGATTAAACTGCTTGGCCATTGTTGCGAGTCCAAGATTTTCCTCTCTCACCCTGTTTAAAAGACTGCTTGGATGTGCAGCCAAAGTAAATATGAGCTAATAAAAACTAGAGATAACACATGCATACTAGTTGTTACGGACTAACTGTAGCACAAAGAGGCACAAGTTTTGCTGGCAGCTTTTCTGCTGAAGTTTTGAAGCTCAGTTACCTGCAGAAGAGTTGGTATGGATCAAGTATAACTTCCTTTCTATTGCAATAGGGGAGCTGTATCTGTATTCATGTGTATGTTTGGAATAAGAAAGGCATCTGTTATGCTGCTGAGGCTCTAGTGCCTGCCTTGCAAGGTATAGTGCATCAGCCCCAGGTAAGCACTTCCTCACCTGACAGCTTAAGATGCTGTGGCAGGCCATGCAGCTCCAGAATACCCTTCTGTACTTCCCCACAGTCACTTTCCTTGTTGGcaacaaatgcattttcaaCTGACTTTTTCAGTTCCTCAGCACATAGCCTGTGAGGGCCACTGCTGTAAGGTAACACTGAGATCCATAGTCTGCAAGGGGTTGGAAGGATAGGAGATATTTATGTGGCTCTTGGAAGTACCCCAGCATACAGTAAAGGGAAGAATGAGATTGGGAGAGTATCACTGTGGAGTGACAGGGATGGGATTGTCCCTGTGGTACGATGCTGTTGGACACCTGAGTTACAGATGGTGCTGTAGTGAAGAGCAGGAGAGATCTGTAATTGTCTGGGGATAAGGCTGGTTTAAATGCCTATGTTACCAGCACACATACTCACTGTGTGTCTGGAGAGGGCTGACCTACTGAAGTCCTTCTACAGtggctttttttgcttttcccttcCTGAGGGCTTTGGCTCTGGAGGGACAGTGTGGTCCTGCACCCTGTCCTTCAGCCCCTTCTGCAGTGGAGTGATCTGTGATGAAGAGAAGGTTAGAGAGAACTGAGGGCTGAGTGTGTGATATGGCATTAAAGGATTAATGGCAACTGAGCAATAATTACCATAAATTATGCAGACTAAGTCCAGATCTAGGAACAGTTTTACCGCTTTCATTCCAAGCCAGTCATGGCTCATGCTGACAGCACACCTGGAAATGAGGTAACTGAGTAATCTGCCCACATTGTTCAGATCTGCTGGGGCTTGGGCACAGACTTAGTATgtgttttccctgctcctgggcaACCTTtgttctcctgcagccaggaaGTCTCCCTGATGGGATAAGACAGGGTGCTTCTGTTCCTTTCTTGAGAAGGACGCTGTTAATTCATCTGTGGTGTGACTTCCCTGTGAAATTCCCTTTCCAGATGCAAAGATCTCCCTGTTATTGCAGTAGGACATGGAAAGACTTCCAGTGCTGCCTGAACATGTTATTTAGGTCAGTTGCAAGGAAGATGGCAATGTGAATCAGAGGagttggaagaaaaagaaagtcattAGACAGCACCTTGACATCCCCTGCCAGTGTGGGGATTTTCTCTGCTGACGCAGAAGCCTGGCTGGAGCACGCATTTGTTGTCCTGTGCTCTTGGTATGGTCCTGTGGCTGGGGAGCTGGACTGGCAATGAACCAGTGGGCTGCAAAGACAAAGCTTGCCTTTGCCACTCTGTATCAGCACCTAGATCCTGGTGGCTGTATGAGCTAATCtctgaaagagagagaaaaaggtcTCTTCCTCATCACTCTGGAAAACCAGGTGTATCAGGATCATTGGCCTGACTGCATCCATTTTGGGTGAGTGAGGCTCCAGAAGGTGGTTTTACAGAGGCATGTTCATCATGTTGTAACATTGaccagagcagctcaggggctgttcccatcccagtaGTGGGTGTGTGGTGCCCAGTGCACTACAGAAGCTCCGATGGAATTCAGCAGAGCCATTGGCCTGAGTGTGCTGGGCCAGCCTTGGGCTGGAGGGCTGGTGGTGGGAACCCCCTGAAAATATCCCACTGGGCAGGGCTCTGCCAGATGCTCCGTTTCCCTTCCCAAAGGAAGTAGCCTGAATTTACCCAGTGCTCTGTAGAGACCTGTAGgctaaaacaaattatttttacacaGTAGGAAACATTGAGACCAACCTTAACT is drawn from Poecile atricapillus isolate bPoeAtr1 chromosome 24, bPoeAtr1.hap1, whole genome shotgun sequence and contains these coding sequences:
- the UTP11 gene encoding probable U3 small nucleolar RNA-associated protein 11 → MSAAFRKAAKARQRPHRERAQPAARTKLGLLEKKKDYRLRARDYHKKQNALRAMQKKALDKNPDEFYFKMIRAEVKDGVHVIKQPKDEITPEQVKLMRTQDIKYIEMKRVAEAKKIERLKAELHLLDAAGSGQGRHLFFVDTKREVQEFDIAARLDTVPELVDRVYNRPTIATLQRETVKGPTDPAHLKKLAQKRKNRYDLLRQRIEREKAMFVISQKIQTRKDLLDKTHKVKVKKETTTGPAIYKFKFQRKR